A genomic segment from Pseudanabaena sp. FACHB-2040 encodes:
- a CDS encoding ankyrin repeat domain-containing protein, with the protein MGAAPETPGSNAAASTRPTLDDRLLQAVHDNDLAGAEAALSEGANPNAGGYIDGHALMHAAARGRSEMVKLLVERGANVNLYGDEGYTPLVEAVNRGFYEIAEHLLQHGADPNQLAAGRTPLMDAAAAGRSDLVRLLLQHGANPNLQSSGSVLEEARTQRQETRTGQQAYDEIIQMLVEAGAQ; encoded by the coding sequence GTGGGTGCTGCCCCCGAAACTCCCGGATCTAATGCTGCAGCCAGCACACGGCCAACTCTGGATGATCGGCTATTGCAGGCGGTTCATGACAACGATCTAGCAGGAGCAGAAGCTGCCCTGTCAGAAGGCGCTAATCCTAATGCTGGAGGCTACATTGACGGTCATGCGCTGATGCACGCTGCCGCTAGAGGTCGTAGTGAGATGGTCAAGCTCTTGGTAGAGAGAGGCGCGAACGTCAACTTATATGGGGATGAAGGATATACCCCACTGGTAGAAGCTGTAAATCGAGGCTTTTACGAAATAGCTGAACATCTTTTGCAGCATGGAGCCGATCCCAATCAGCTTGCCGCTGGTAGAACCCCCCTGATGGATGCTGCTGCTGCAGGTCGTTCCGATTTGGTGAGGCTGTTGTTACAGCATGGCGCTAATCCAAATCTTCAATCCAGTGGGTCTGTGCTGGAGGAAGCTCGAACTCAGCGGCAGGAAACTCGAACTGGACAGCAAGCATACGATGAGATTATTCAAATGCTGGTTGAGGCAGGTGCTCAGTAG
- a CDS encoding tyrosine-type recombinase/integrase — translation MKIVSEELQIKGVRTSVLEPARKRKADPYGGHRQHLFESELTQFLNTIKQGKGKHAYRNWLMLYMAYRYGLRREEIGLLRWVDVNFDQGEIYIHRLKGSKSNTHPLDGQELRKLRRLKREYPAAPFIFAGYGGKGISGKAVSKVFKAAAAAIALPEELSHPHVLRHTRGYLMVEKGYPLRIIQEWLGHKQIQHTVRYTALSAAQFRDVVD, via the coding sequence TTGAAGATTGTCTCTGAAGAGCTGCAAATCAAGGGCGTTCGCACCTCAGTACTAGAGCCAGCTAGAAAACGAAAAGCCGATCCCTATGGTGGGCATCGACAGCACCTATTTGAGAGTGAGCTAACCCAGTTCCTCAACACGATCAAGCAGGGCAAGGGCAAACATGCTTACCGTAACTGGCTCATGCTTTACATGGCATATCGCTACGGTCTACGTCGCGAAGAGATCGGGTTGCTGCGATGGGTAGATGTCAACTTCGATCAGGGCGAGATCTACATTCACCGCCTCAAGGGGTCAAAATCAAACACTCACCCGCTGGACGGTCAGGAGCTTAGGAAATTGAGGAGATTAAAGCGAGAATACCCAGCCGCCCCTTTCATCTTTGCTGGCTATGGGGGCAAGGGTATCAGTGGTAAGGCTGTATCTAAGGTTTTTAAGGCTGCTGCTGCTGCGATCGCCTTACCAGAGGAGCTAAGCCACCCTCACGTTCTACGGCATACCAGAGGTTATCTGATGGTTGAGAAGGGATATCCTCTGAGAATTATTCAGGAATGGCTAGGCCATAAGCAGATTCAGCATACGGTACGCTATACAGCCCTTAGCGCTGCCCAGTTTCGGGATGTGGTGGATTAA
- a CDS encoding IS1 family transposase (programmed frameshift), whose amino-acid sequence MSLRLLHCPSCSSKNTVKNGKIHNGKQNHKCNDCGRQFVQDPQNKIIDEATKRLIDKLLLEKIPLAGIARVAEVSEVWLQQYVNAKYGQVPRQLEVSAKKRGGLTLECDEAWSFVANKANKQWIWLALDRSTREIVGVHIGDRSQEGAKALCSSLPPVYRQCAVCYSDFWQAYQAVLPSKRHRAVGKDSGQTNHIERFNCTLRQRVSRLVRKTLSFSKKLENHIGAIWFFIHHYNASLPL is encoded by the exons ATGTCATTAAGACTCCTCCACTGCCCCAGTTGCTCCTCCAAAAACACTGTCAAAAACGGCAAGATCCATAATGGCAAGCAAAACCATAAGTGCAACGACTGTGGTCGCCAGTTCGTTCAAGACCCCCAGAATAAGATTATCGATGAAGCCACCAAACGACTGATTGACAAGCTCCTGCTTGAGAAGATCCCGCTTGCCGGCATCGCTAGAGTAGCCGAGGTCTCAGAAGTGTGGCTCCAGCAATACGTCAATGCTAAATATGGGCAGGTGCCCCGACAACTGGAGGTCAGCGCCAAAAAAAGGGGCG GCTTGACGCTTGAGTGCGACGAGGCCTGGTCGTTTGTGGCTAACAAAGCGAACAAACAGTGGATTTGGCTGGCCCTCGACCGCAGCACACGTGAGATTGTGGGCGTTCACATCGGTGATCGCAGCCAGGAGGGAGCCAAAGCCCTCTGCTCTTCTTTGCCCCCGGTCTATCGTCAGTGCGCCGTCTGCTACAGCGACTTCTGGCAGGCCTATCAAGCGGTCTTACCGAGTAAGCGGCATCGTGCTGTAGGCAAAGACAGTGGGCAAACAAATCATATTGAGCGCTTTAACTGCACCCTGCGGCAGCGAGTTTCAAGGTTGGTTCGCAAGACCCTTTCATTTTCCAAGAAACTGGAGAATCACATTGGTGCTATCTGGTTCTTTATCCACCACTACAACGCATCCTTACCTCTTTAG
- a CDS encoding aldo/keto reductase, with translation MDLTTIQGQPASRLGLAGQKRMEPGCVDLAWQAGINYFFSYGLGKGPLVEELRSHLQVHRDHVMVATGTESRSLSETERHFDQARQKLAVDSLDVFFLEYVSPTDDWHELRALLDRLYDWKAAGQIRYVGISTHNRPIALRIIQEGLCDVLMHRYNMAHRGAEAAVLPAAEAAGMPVITFTSTRWGTLLKGHPSWPHSPPSAADCYRFCLSQPAVRLALTSPQTHEQLRANLAALTTPVMTQEEQTYWQAYGDLIYGQGNDAYETSWP, from the coding sequence AGCCAGCCGGTTAGGCCTGGCTGGGCAAAAGCGGATGGAGCCGGGCTGTGTAGATCTGGCCTGGCAGGCTGGCATTAATTACTTCTTCTCCTACGGCTTGGGTAAGGGGCCGCTGGTGGAAGAATTGCGATCGCACCTGCAAGTCCACCGAGATCACGTCATGGTCGCTACGGGAACTGAGAGCCGCAGCTTGAGTGAGACAGAGCGCCATTTTGATCAGGCGCGGCAGAAGTTGGCGGTTGACAGCCTTGATGTGTTTTTCCTGGAATACGTCTCGCCTACAGACGACTGGCATGAGCTCAGAGCCTTACTGGATCGGCTTTATGACTGGAAAGCCGCAGGGCAAATCCGCTACGTGGGCATCTCAACGCACAACCGACCCATTGCCCTACGGATTATTCAAGAAGGCCTGTGTGACGTGCTGATGCATCGCTATAACATGGCGCATCGGGGAGCAGAAGCCGCTGTTTTGCCAGCTGCAGAGGCTGCCGGAATGCCTGTGATAACCTTCACCAGTACCCGCTGGGGAACGCTCCTCAAGGGGCATCCCAGCTGGCCCCACTCACCTCCCTCAGCTGCTGACTGTTACCGCTTTTGCTTAAGCCAGCCTGCCGTTCGGCTAGCGCTAACGTCTCCCCAGACCCACGAACAGCTTCGGGCCAATCTGGCAGCACTTACGACTCCAGTAATGACTCAAGAGGAGCAAACTTACTGGCAAGCCTATGGGGACTTGATCTATGGGCAGGGCAACGATGCCTATGAGACAAGTTGGCCCTGA
- a CDS encoding orange carotenoid-binding protein: MSFTVDSARGIFPSTLAADVVPATIARFNQLSAEDQLALIWFAYLEMGKTITIAAPGAASMQFAETTLNQIRQMSFQEQSQVMCDLTNHADTPIGRTYATWSANIKLGFWYQLGQWMDQGLVAPIPAAYKLSANAAAVLQTIRGLEPGQQITVLRNTVVDLGFDSSKLGTYTKISEPVVVPAEIDQRTQVTIDGVDNPIILSYMNNLNANDFDALIEMFEPDGALQPPFQRPIVGKESVLRFFREECQNLKLIPEKGIAEPAADGYTQIKVTGKVQTPWFGAGVGMNMAWRFLLSPNDKIFFVAIDLLASPKELLNLAR, encoded by the coding sequence ATGTCATTTACAGTCGATTCTGCACGTGGAATTTTTCCTAGCACGTTAGCTGCCGATGTAGTGCCTGCCACTATCGCCCGCTTTAACCAACTGAGTGCTGAAGATCAGCTTGCATTAATTTGGTTTGCTTACCTTGAAATGGGTAAAACGATTACTATTGCTGCTCCAGGAGCAGCTAGTATGCAGTTTGCTGAAACAACCTTAAATCAGATTCGACAAATGTCGTTTCAAGAGCAGTCGCAGGTCATGTGTGACCTCACAAACCACGCCGATACACCCATCGGGCGAACCTATGCGACTTGGTCTGCCAACATCAAACTAGGCTTCTGGTATCAGCTTGGGCAATGGATGGATCAGGGCCTAGTAGCTCCTATTCCAGCCGCTTACAAGCTCTCAGCCAATGCTGCAGCTGTCTTGCAAACCATCAGAGGTTTAGAGCCAGGTCAGCAAATTACGGTTCTACGAAATACCGTGGTTGACTTGGGGTTTGACTCAAGCAAGTTAGGAACCTACACCAAGATTTCTGAACCCGTTGTTGTTCCTGCAGAGATTGATCAACGAACTCAAGTCACCATTGATGGTGTAGATAATCCAATTATCTTGAGCTACATGAACAATCTCAATGCGAATGACTTTGATGCGCTAATTGAGATGTTCGAGCCAGATGGCGCTCTCCAACCCCCCTTCCAAAGACCCATCGTCGGCAAAGAATCTGTGCTTCGGTTTTTCAGAGAAGAGTGCCAAAATCTGAAGCTCATCCCCGAGAAGGGAATTGCTGAACCCGCTGCCGATGGTTATACCCAGATAAAAGTCACCGGCAAAGTGCAAACTCCTTGGTTTGGTGCAGGTGTGGGCATGAATATGGCCTGGAGATTCTTGCTTAGCCCTAACGATAAAATTTTCTTTGTTGCTATTGATTTGCTGGCATCTCCCAAAGAACTGTTAAATCTTGCCCGCTAA
- a CDS encoding cytochrome b/b6 domain-containing protein → MKLAQPYQPLLLRILHGLTGLFLVAAILTAFWTYDTYDGRWGRIPLPSYKDIEGIHGTFGLYTLLIFPAFVIYAFHRGQKRLIQPDSFTKLTQVNKPIWWYTLNRFTNTAVLLALTFALFSGKMMDETWLPKGELNHAWYYAHLISWLIMVIAIALHLLINAKVGGAPLLLSMLNRQFRDKDSPTYWSAHLAQWWLSVQQGAWSNWFQSSRTLVFLEVAILISLVAAWIIPLFK, encoded by the coding sequence ATGAAACTGGCTCAACCTTATCAGCCACTACTTCTTCGCATCTTACACGGGCTTACTGGTCTGTTTCTAGTGGCTGCAATCCTAACAGCTTTCTGGACCTACGATACCTATGATGGGCGCTGGGGAAGAATTCCACTGCCCTCCTATAAAGACATTGAAGGGATACATGGAACTTTTGGATTGTATACCTTACTGATATTTCCCGCGTTTGTGATCTACGCATTTCACAGAGGGCAAAAGCGGCTGATTCAACCCGATTCGTTTACTAAATTAACTCAGGTCAACAAACCTATTTGGTGGTACACGCTAAACCGTTTTACCAACACGGCTGTCCTCCTTGCCCTAACGTTTGCGCTATTTAGCGGCAAGATGATGGATGAAACCTGGTTGCCAAAAGGGGAATTAAATCATGCTTGGTACTATGCCCATTTAATTTCATGGTTGATTATGGTGATTGCGATCGCACTTCACCTGTTGATAAATGCCAAAGTTGGCGGCGCTCCATTATTGCTATCCATGCTCAACCGGCAATTTCGTGATAAAGATAGTCCTACTTATTGGTCTGCCCATCTCGCTCAGTGGTGGTTGAGCGTTCAGCAAGGCGCTTGGTCAAACTGGTTTCAATCTTCGCGTACGCTAGTTTTTTTGGAAGTGGCTATCTTAATCAGTCTGGTTGCTGCCTGGATTATTCCACTGTTTAAGTAG
- a CDS encoding YkvA family protein, protein MFQETGESHWCYLVLYPPLQRILTSLGLPITEKVLTLYYCFCDRDTPAWAKTVIVGALGYFILPLDAIPDITPVAGYTDDFGMLASAFAMVAVHIKQEHVDQAREKLKIWFQP, encoded by the coding sequence ATTTTCCAAGAAACTGGAGAATCACATTGGTGCTATCTGGTTCTTTATCCACCACTACAACGCATCCTTACCTCTTTAGGACTACCGATTACAGAAAAGGTCTTAACCCTTTATTACTGTTTTTGCGATCGCGATACCCCAGCCTGGGCTAAAACTGTAATTGTTGGTGCCCTAGGGTATTTCATCCTTCCCCTAGATGCAATTCCTGACATTACCCCAGTTGCTGGTTATACCGACGACTTTGGAATGCTTGCTTCTGCCTTTGCTATGGTTGCAGTTCATATTAAGCAGGAGCACGTCGATCAAGCTAGGGAAAAGCTCAAAATTTGGTTTCAACCATAG
- a CDS encoding SAM-dependent methyltransferase — translation MSSAASDPISYTARIVAAKRAIEQSHPGRLFEDPYAALLAGDEVENLLVKWREVARRQDRPLEDVIVKRTRYIAIRTRFFDDLLRSALSETDNSQIVILGAGLDTRAFRFGWPLATHVYEVDHPEVLNYKVHALQNHAPTCQHHLIPGDLTDAQASWVKALLDQGFQSTNPTIWLLEGVVMYLPEPSAHALLKRLSLLSSAGSVLGMDGVTVGSIAAAQRAQKADRGRVVRHWEFGHDDPNHLLADYGWSAEISQPQDIGSTHDRYPRSLPIEAEVGGNQDKRGVWLVSARKRE, via the coding sequence GTGTCGTCTGCCGCTTCCGACCCTATTTCTTATACCGCTCGCATCGTAGCGGCGAAGCGAGCCATTGAGCAATCTCACCCAGGCCGACTGTTTGAAGACCCCTATGCGGCTCTACTGGCAGGCGACGAGGTAGAGAACCTGCTGGTCAAATGGCGAGAAGTCGCACGCAGGCAGGATCGGCCCTTAGAAGATGTGATTGTCAAACGCACTCGCTACATCGCTATCCGCACTCGCTTCTTTGACGATCTTTTGCGGTCTGCCCTTAGTGAAACAGACAACTCACAAATAGTCATCCTGGGAGCAGGACTCGATACCAGAGCGTTTCGGTTTGGTTGGCCCCTAGCAACTCACGTGTACGAGGTAGATCACCCAGAAGTTTTGAACTACAAAGTACATGCTCTTCAAAACCACGCTCCAACCTGTCAGCATCACCTCATCCCTGGCGACCTGACTGATGCTCAGGCAAGCTGGGTTAAGGCTCTACTAGATCAAGGTTTTCAGTCCACTAACCCAACAATTTGGCTGCTCGAAGGGGTGGTAATGTACCTACCCGAGCCATCAGCCCATGCCCTTCTCAAACGACTGTCTCTACTAAGCTCGGCTGGCAGTGTACTGGGGATGGATGGCGTCACCGTTGGCTCAATTGCCGCTGCCCAACGCGCCCAAAAAGCAGATCGAGGCCGAGTAGTGCGCCACTGGGAGTTTGGCCATGACGACCCAAACCATCTGCTAGCAGACTACGGCTGGAGCGCTGAGATTAGCCAACCCCAAGACATTGGGAGCACTCACGACAGATATCCCAGATCCTTGCCAATTGAGGCTGAAGTCGGCGGGAACCAAGACAAACGTGGCGTTTGGCTGGTGAGTGCTAGGAAGCGTGAGTGA
- a CDS encoding NADH:flavin oxidoreductase/NADH oxidase produces MTPLFQPLQMRGVTFRNRIGMSPMCQYSSQDGFAHEWHLVHLVSRAVGGVGLVFTEAAAVEPKGRITPADLGIWSDEHIEMLSKITALLKGTGAVAGIQLAHAGRKASCAKPWEGGKPLAEDESGWRPVFAPSAIPFNESSPTPEALDAAGIEQVKQSFVNAAQRSLEAGFQVIEIHAAHGYLLHEFLSPLSNQRSDAYGGTFDNRIRLLIEVVQSVRKTIPDSTPLWVRISATDWAEGGWDIEQSVLLSQKLKTLGVDVVDCSSGGLVPGVRVPTGPGYQTPFCDRIRREADIDTAAVGMITSPEQADHILRTGQADMVLLGRELLRDPYWAHRAAKVLQVDSHSYPVQYQRAW; encoded by the coding sequence ATGACACCCCTCTTTCAGCCCCTCCAAATGCGAGGTGTGACCTTCCGAAATCGGATCGGCATGTCTCCCATGTGTCAGTATTCCAGTCAAGATGGGTTTGCTCATGAATGGCATCTCGTTCACCTGGTTAGCCGAGCGGTGGGGGGAGTGGGTCTAGTGTTTACAGAAGCAGCGGCTGTAGAGCCTAAGGGTAGAATTACGCCTGCTGACTTGGGCATTTGGTCGGATGAGCATATCGAGATGCTTTCAAAAATTACAGCTCTGCTGAAAGGAACGGGAGCAGTCGCAGGTATCCAGCTAGCCCATGCAGGGAGAAAAGCGAGCTGCGCTAAGCCTTGGGAGGGAGGAAAGCCCCTTGCTGAAGACGAAAGTGGCTGGCGACCTGTCTTTGCACCCAGTGCCATTCCCTTTAATGAGAGCAGCCCTACACCTGAAGCACTTGATGCAGCCGGGATTGAGCAAGTCAAGCAGTCTTTTGTCAATGCAGCCCAAAGATCACTAGAGGCCGGTTTTCAGGTAATTGAGATCCATGCTGCCCACGGTTATCTGCTGCATGAATTTCTCTCTCCCCTAAGCAATCAGCGCAGTGATGCGTATGGAGGAACCTTTGACAATCGGATTCGGCTCCTGATTGAGGTGGTGCAGTCTGTCAGAAAGACCATTCCCGACAGTACTCCGCTTTGGGTGCGCATCTCAGCCACTGATTGGGCAGAAGGCGGTTGGGACATTGAACAGAGCGTACTGTTGAGCCAGAAGCTCAAGACGCTGGGAGTAGATGTTGTCGATTGCTCATCAGGAGGGCTGGTTCCTGGGGTGCGAGTACCTACAGGGCCAGGGTATCAAACTCCTTTTTGCGATCGCATTCGGCGAGAAGCAGATATTGACACTGCAGCGGTAGGCATGATCACTTCACCAGAGCAGGCAGACCATATTCTGCGAACTGGGCAGGCTGATATGGTGCTGCTAGGCAGAGAACTGCTGCGAGATCCCTACTGGGCGCATAGAGCCGCTAAAGTTCTTCAAGTAGATAGCCATAGCTATCCGGTACAGTACCAGAGAGCCTGGTAG